In Gossypium arboreum isolate Shixiya-1 chromosome 6, ASM2569848v2, whole genome shotgun sequence, the following are encoded in one genomic region:
- the LOC108475889 gene encoding ubiquitin-like domain-containing protein CIP73 isoform X3, producing the protein MGSTSADKVPSDTEMEGSEATIEIKIKTLDSQTYTLRVDKQMPVPALKEQIASVTGVLSEQQRLICRGKVLKDDQLLSAYHVEDGHTLHLVVRQPVPPSSDGSPYHSANDPSSDTSRGHSNHAPSFVIETFNVPDQGDGVPPEISRQIVSAVLGSFGFANMASGNTGSDARDHGSQRQERTSGGSGMPDSSQAQTEQASMTSQSDRAHSAFGLPAAVSLGPMHPPVIPDSLATLSQYLSHIRNEFDALGRVGGNDSQTTPMSRTGSRDSNSASNSGTGREGLPTPASLAEVLLSTRQMLIEQAGESVQQLARQLEDQVNVTDPSARLIAQTNALRTGALLHNLGSLLLELGRTTMTLRLGQTPSEAVVNAGPAVFISPSGPNPLMVQALPFQPGPSFGAIPVGTVQPGSGLVNGLGTGFVPRRIDIQIRRGSSMTTPNTREEHPPSQSGQSNQSVGSHSENRSSQTTSRVSDTPSFAGESGVRVVPIRTMVAAVPAPLGRLPSESSGNSVGVYYPLLGRLQNIAPGHVSGERGPQASGEHPSSGAQPEQVRIPESAVQHQSSEESARDVWKFPCELTKKVKSQKGKNDNGKGKVKCTRRLTFQELTIKLLPAAGSLPNANSRQQERPNTRSVNISILAAGRTQNNQDSERQSPSNVLQFLRSIFPGGEIQVEEASSQGTARDSVRGQAEASNDAPAAETSITNQGVFLSNLLHQIMPYISQHAGSQRSTPEEATTSAPADLSSTGNSRRPNDTEQNPPNSKRQKME; encoded by the exons ATGGGAAGCACCAGTGCCGATAAAGTTCCCAGTGATACAGAAATGGAAGGTTCTGAGGCcacaatagaaataaaaataaaaacattggACTCTCAGACTTATACTTTGAGAGTGGATAAACAG ATGCCAGTTCCTGCACTAAAAGAACAAATTGCTTCTGTAACTGGTGTGTTGTCAGAGCAACAACGGCTAATCTGTCGTGGAAAAGTTCTAAAAGATGATCAGCTCCTTTCCGCATACC ATGTCGAGGATGGCCACACCTTGCACCTGGTGGTCAGGCAGCCAGTTCCACCATCATCTGATGGCTCACCATATCATTCAG CAAATGATCCCTCATCAGATACAAGTCGTGGTCATAGTAATCATGCCCCAAGTTTTGTAATAGAGACTTTTAATGTGCCTGATCAAGGGGATGGGGTTCCTCCTGAAATCAGTCGG CAGATTGTTTCTGCTGTTCTTGGCTCTTTTGGATTCGCAAATATGGCAAGTGGAAATACTGGGAGTGATGCCAGG GATCATGGTTCACAAAGACAGGAAAGAACGTCTGGTGGTAGTGGCATGCCAGATTCATCGCAGGCTCAAACTGAGCAAGCCAGCATGACAAGTCAATCAGATAGAGCCCATAGTGCTTTTGGACTTCCAGCGGCGGTTTCCTTGGGGCCTATGCACCCTCCT GTAATTCCTGATTCTTTGGCTACATTGTCCCAATATCTTAGTCATATACGGAACGAATTTGATGCCCTTG GTAGAGTTGGCGGAAATGATTCTCAGACAACTCCCATGAGTAGGACTGGATCTAGAGATTCTAATTCTGCGTCAAATTCAGGAACTGGACGTGAAGGTCTTCCTACACCTGCATCTTTGGCGGAAGTGTTACTCTCTACCAGGCAAATGCTCATTGAACAAGCTGGAGAAAGTGTACAA CAACTTGCAAGGCAACTGGAGGATCAAGTAAATGTGACTGACCCCTCAGCACGGCTGATTGCACAGACCAATGCATTGAGAACCGGAGCTTTACTGCACAACCTAGGCTCACTTTTACTTGAGCTTGGTCGTACAACCATGACACTACGCTTAGGTCAAACACCA TCTGAAGCTGTTGTTAATGCTGGCCCTGCAGTTTTCATATCCCCTTCTGGTCCAAACCCTCTCATGGTTCAG GCTCTTCCTTTTCAACCGGGACCTAGCTTTGGTGCCATCCCTGTGGGAACTGTCCAGCCTGGATCTGGTTTGGTTAATGGACTTGGGACAGGGTTTGTTCCTAGGCGTATTGACATACAAATACGAAGAG GTTCATCAATGACAACTCCGAATACTCGAGAGGAACATCCCCCAAGCCAATCAGGTCAAAGCAACCAATCAGTGGGTTCTCACAGTGAGAATCGTAGCAGTCAAACAACTTCAAGGGTCTCAGATACGCCATCTTTTGCTGGAGAATCAGGAGTGCGGGTGGTTCCTATTAGGACCATGGTTGCTGCTGTACCTGCTCCATTGGGTCGCCTACCTTCAGAGTCTTCTGGTAATTCTGTGGGAGTATACTACCCATTGCTTGGAAGATTACAGAACATAGCTCCTGGACACGTAAGTGGTGAACGGGGACCTCAAGCATCTGGTGAGCATCCATCTTCTGGTGCTCAACCTGAGCAGGTTCGTATTCCTGAATCTGCAGTGCAACATCAAAGTTCAGAAGAGTCTGCAAGAGATG TTTGGAAATTTCCATGTGAATTGACCAAAAAAGTTAAAAGCCAAAAGGGGAAAAATGACAACGGAAAAGGAAAGGTGAAGTGTACCAGGAGGCTTACCTTTCAAGAATTGACCATCAAGCTGCTTCCTGCTGCAGGTTCATTACCGAATGCTAATTCAAGACAACAGGAGCGTCCTAATACACGCAGTGTCAATATCAGCATTCTAGCTGCTGGCAGAACTCAAAACAACCAAGACTCAGAGAGACAAAGTCCTAGTAATGTTCTTCAGTTTCTAAGGTCAATTTTCCCTGGTGGTGAAATTCAGGTAGAGGAAGCGAGTTCACAAGGAACAGCTAGAGATTCTGTCCGAGGGCAAGCAGAAGCATCCAATGATGCTCCAGCAGCTGAGACAAGTATTACTAATCAAGGGGTGTTTTTATCTAATTTGCTTCATCAGATCATGCCATACATATCTCAGCATGCGGGTTCACAACGAAGTACTCCTGAAGAAGCAACTACTTCTGCCCCG GCTGACCTCTCTAGTACCGGGAATTCACGCAGACCAAATGACACTGAACAAAATCCACCGAACTCGAAACGTCAGAAG ATGGAGTAA
- the LOC108475889 gene encoding ubiquitin-like domain-containing protein CIP73 isoform X6 yields MGSTSADKVPSDTEMEGSEATIEIKIKTLDSQTYTLRVDKQMPVPALKEQIASVTGVLSEQQRLICRGKVLKDDQLLSAYHVEDGHTLHLVVRQPVPPSSDGSPYHSANDPSSDTSRGHSNHAPSFVIETFNVPDQGDGVPPEISRQIVSAVLGSFGFANMASGNTGSDARDHGSQRQERTSGGSGMPDSSQAQTEQASMTSQSDRAHSAFGLPAAVSLGPMHPPVIPDSLATLSQYLSHIRNEFDALGRVGGNDSQTTPMSRTGSRDSNSASNSGTGREGLPTPASLAEVLLSTRQMLIEQAGESVQQLARQLEDQVNVTDPSARLIAQTNALRTGALLHNLGSLLLELGRTTMTLRLGQTPSEAVVNAGPAVFISPSGPNPLMVQALPFQPGPSFGAIPVGTVQPGSGLVNGLGTGFVPRRIDIQIRRGSSMTTPNTREEHPPSQSGQSNQSVGSHSENRSSQTTSRVSDTPSFAGESGVRVVPIRTMVAAVPAPLGRLPSESSGNSVGVYYPLLGRLQNIAPGHVSGERGPQASGEHPSSGAQPEQVRIPESAVQHQSSEESARDGSLPNANSRQQERPNTRSVNISILAAGRTQNNQDSERQSPSNVLQFLRSIFPGGEIQVEEASSQGTARDSVRGQAEASNDAPAAETSITNQGVFLSNLLHQIMPYISQHAGSQRSTPEEATTSAPADLSSTGNSRRPNDTEQNPPNSKRQKME; encoded by the exons ATGGGAAGCACCAGTGCCGATAAAGTTCCCAGTGATACAGAAATGGAAGGTTCTGAGGCcacaatagaaataaaaataaaaacattggACTCTCAGACTTATACTTTGAGAGTGGATAAACAG ATGCCAGTTCCTGCACTAAAAGAACAAATTGCTTCTGTAACTGGTGTGTTGTCAGAGCAACAACGGCTAATCTGTCGTGGAAAAGTTCTAAAAGATGATCAGCTCCTTTCCGCATACC ATGTCGAGGATGGCCACACCTTGCACCTGGTGGTCAGGCAGCCAGTTCCACCATCATCTGATGGCTCACCATATCATTCAG CAAATGATCCCTCATCAGATACAAGTCGTGGTCATAGTAATCATGCCCCAAGTTTTGTAATAGAGACTTTTAATGTGCCTGATCAAGGGGATGGGGTTCCTCCTGAAATCAGTCGG CAGATTGTTTCTGCTGTTCTTGGCTCTTTTGGATTCGCAAATATGGCAAGTGGAAATACTGGGAGTGATGCCAGG GATCATGGTTCACAAAGACAGGAAAGAACGTCTGGTGGTAGTGGCATGCCAGATTCATCGCAGGCTCAAACTGAGCAAGCCAGCATGACAAGTCAATCAGATAGAGCCCATAGTGCTTTTGGACTTCCAGCGGCGGTTTCCTTGGGGCCTATGCACCCTCCT GTAATTCCTGATTCTTTGGCTACATTGTCCCAATATCTTAGTCATATACGGAACGAATTTGATGCCCTTG GTAGAGTTGGCGGAAATGATTCTCAGACAACTCCCATGAGTAGGACTGGATCTAGAGATTCTAATTCTGCGTCAAATTCAGGAACTGGACGTGAAGGTCTTCCTACACCTGCATCTTTGGCGGAAGTGTTACTCTCTACCAGGCAAATGCTCATTGAACAAGCTGGAGAAAGTGTACAA CAACTTGCAAGGCAACTGGAGGATCAAGTAAATGTGACTGACCCCTCAGCACGGCTGATTGCACAGACCAATGCATTGAGAACCGGAGCTTTACTGCACAACCTAGGCTCACTTTTACTTGAGCTTGGTCGTACAACCATGACACTACGCTTAGGTCAAACACCA TCTGAAGCTGTTGTTAATGCTGGCCCTGCAGTTTTCATATCCCCTTCTGGTCCAAACCCTCTCATGGTTCAG GCTCTTCCTTTTCAACCGGGACCTAGCTTTGGTGCCATCCCTGTGGGAACTGTCCAGCCTGGATCTGGTTTGGTTAATGGACTTGGGACAGGGTTTGTTCCTAGGCGTATTGACATACAAATACGAAGAG GTTCATCAATGACAACTCCGAATACTCGAGAGGAACATCCCCCAAGCCAATCAGGTCAAAGCAACCAATCAGTGGGTTCTCACAGTGAGAATCGTAGCAGTCAAACAACTTCAAGGGTCTCAGATACGCCATCTTTTGCTGGAGAATCAGGAGTGCGGGTGGTTCCTATTAGGACCATGGTTGCTGCTGTACCTGCTCCATTGGGTCGCCTACCTTCAGAGTCTTCTGGTAATTCTGTGGGAGTATACTACCCATTGCTTGGAAGATTACAGAACATAGCTCCTGGACACGTAAGTGGTGAACGGGGACCTCAAGCATCTGGTGAGCATCCATCTTCTGGTGCTCAACCTGAGCAGGTTCGTATTCCTGAATCTGCAGTGCAACATCAAAGTTCAGAAGAGTCTGCAAGAGATG GTTCATTACCGAATGCTAATTCAAGACAACAGGAGCGTCCTAATACACGCAGTGTCAATATCAGCATTCTAGCTGCTGGCAGAACTCAAAACAACCAAGACTCAGAGAGACAAAGTCCTAGTAATGTTCTTCAGTTTCTAAGGTCAATTTTCCCTGGTGGTGAAATTCAGGTAGAGGAAGCGAGTTCACAAGGAACAGCTAGAGATTCTGTCCGAGGGCAAGCAGAAGCATCCAATGATGCTCCAGCAGCTGAGACAAGTATTACTAATCAAGGGGTGTTTTTATCTAATTTGCTTCATCAGATCATGCCATACATATCTCAGCATGCGGGTTCACAACGAAGTACTCCTGAAGAAGCAACTACTTCTGCCCCG GCTGACCTCTCTAGTACCGGGAATTCACGCAGACCAAATGACACTGAACAAAATCCACCGAACTCGAAACGTCAGAAG ATGGAGTAA
- the LOC108475889 gene encoding ubiquitin-like domain-containing protein CIP73 isoform X4 produces the protein MGSTSADKVPSDTEMEGSEATIEIKIKTLDSQTYTLRVDKQMPVPALKEQIASVTGVLSEQQRLICRGKVLKDDQLLSAYHVEDGHTLHLVVRQPVPPSSDGSPYHSANDPSSDTSRGHSNHAPSFVIETFNVPDQGDGVPPEISRQIVSAVLGSFGFANMASGNTGSDARERTSGGSGMPDSSQAQTEQASMTSQSDRAHSAFGLPAAVSLGPMHPPVIPDSLATLSQYLSHIRNEFDALGRVGGNDSQTTPMSRTGSRDSNSASNSGTGREGLPTPASLAEVLLSTRQMLIEQAGESVQQLARQLEDQVNVTDPSARLIAQTNALRTGALLHNLGSLLLELGRTTMTLRLGQTPSEAVVNAGPAVFISPSGPNPLMVQALPFQPGPSFGAIPVGTVQPGSGLVNGLGTGFVPRRIDIQIRRGSSMTTPNTREEHPPSQSGQSNQSVGSHSENRSSQTTSRVSDTPSFAGESGVRVVPIRTMVAAVPAPLGRLPSESSGNSVGVYYPLLGRLQNIAPGHVSGERGPQASGEHPSSGAQPEQVRIPESAVQHQSSEESARDVSAVWKFPCELTKKVKSQKGKNDNGKGKVKCTRRLTFQELTIKLLPAAGSLPNANSRQQERPNTRSVNISILAAGRTQNNQDSERQSPSNVLQFLRSIFPGGEIQVEEASSQGTARDSVRGQAEASNDAPAAETSITNQGVFLSNLLHQIMPYISQHAGSQRSTPEEATTSAPADLSSTGNSRRPNDTEQNPPNSKRQKME, from the exons ATGGGAAGCACCAGTGCCGATAAAGTTCCCAGTGATACAGAAATGGAAGGTTCTGAGGCcacaatagaaataaaaataaaaacattggACTCTCAGACTTATACTTTGAGAGTGGATAAACAG ATGCCAGTTCCTGCACTAAAAGAACAAATTGCTTCTGTAACTGGTGTGTTGTCAGAGCAACAACGGCTAATCTGTCGTGGAAAAGTTCTAAAAGATGATCAGCTCCTTTCCGCATACC ATGTCGAGGATGGCCACACCTTGCACCTGGTGGTCAGGCAGCCAGTTCCACCATCATCTGATGGCTCACCATATCATTCAG CAAATGATCCCTCATCAGATACAAGTCGTGGTCATAGTAATCATGCCCCAAGTTTTGTAATAGAGACTTTTAATGTGCCTGATCAAGGGGATGGGGTTCCTCCTGAAATCAGTCGG CAGATTGTTTCTGCTGTTCTTGGCTCTTTTGGATTCGCAAATATGGCAAGTGGAAATACTGGGAGTGATGCCAGG GAAAGAACGTCTGGTGGTAGTGGCATGCCAGATTCATCGCAGGCTCAAACTGAGCAAGCCAGCATGACAAGTCAATCAGATAGAGCCCATAGTGCTTTTGGACTTCCAGCGGCGGTTTCCTTGGGGCCTATGCACCCTCCT GTAATTCCTGATTCTTTGGCTACATTGTCCCAATATCTTAGTCATATACGGAACGAATTTGATGCCCTTG GTAGAGTTGGCGGAAATGATTCTCAGACAACTCCCATGAGTAGGACTGGATCTAGAGATTCTAATTCTGCGTCAAATTCAGGAACTGGACGTGAAGGTCTTCCTACACCTGCATCTTTGGCGGAAGTGTTACTCTCTACCAGGCAAATGCTCATTGAACAAGCTGGAGAAAGTGTACAA CAACTTGCAAGGCAACTGGAGGATCAAGTAAATGTGACTGACCCCTCAGCACGGCTGATTGCACAGACCAATGCATTGAGAACCGGAGCTTTACTGCACAACCTAGGCTCACTTTTACTTGAGCTTGGTCGTACAACCATGACACTACGCTTAGGTCAAACACCA TCTGAAGCTGTTGTTAATGCTGGCCCTGCAGTTTTCATATCCCCTTCTGGTCCAAACCCTCTCATGGTTCAG GCTCTTCCTTTTCAACCGGGACCTAGCTTTGGTGCCATCCCTGTGGGAACTGTCCAGCCTGGATCTGGTTTGGTTAATGGACTTGGGACAGGGTTTGTTCCTAGGCGTATTGACATACAAATACGAAGAG GTTCATCAATGACAACTCCGAATACTCGAGAGGAACATCCCCCAAGCCAATCAGGTCAAAGCAACCAATCAGTGGGTTCTCACAGTGAGAATCGTAGCAGTCAAACAACTTCAAGGGTCTCAGATACGCCATCTTTTGCTGGAGAATCAGGAGTGCGGGTGGTTCCTATTAGGACCATGGTTGCTGCTGTACCTGCTCCATTGGGTCGCCTACCTTCAGAGTCTTCTGGTAATTCTGTGGGAGTATACTACCCATTGCTTGGAAGATTACAGAACATAGCTCCTGGACACGTAAGTGGTGAACGGGGACCTCAAGCATCTGGTGAGCATCCATCTTCTGGTGCTCAACCTGAGCAGGTTCGTATTCCTGAATCTGCAGTGCAACATCAAAGTTCAGAAGAGTCTGCAAGAGATG TTTCTGCAGTTTGGAAATTTCCATGTGAATTGACCAAAAAAGTTAAAAGCCAAAAGGGGAAAAATGACAACGGAAAAGGAAAGGTGAAGTGTACCAGGAGGCTTACCTTTCAAGAATTGACCATCAAGCTGCTTCCTGCTGCAGGTTCATTACCGAATGCTAATTCAAGACAACAGGAGCGTCCTAATACACGCAGTGTCAATATCAGCATTCTAGCTGCTGGCAGAACTCAAAACAACCAAGACTCAGAGAGACAAAGTCCTAGTAATGTTCTTCAGTTTCTAAGGTCAATTTTCCCTGGTGGTGAAATTCAGGTAGAGGAAGCGAGTTCACAAGGAACAGCTAGAGATTCTGTCCGAGGGCAAGCAGAAGCATCCAATGATGCTCCAGCAGCTGAGACAAGTATTACTAATCAAGGGGTGTTTTTATCTAATTTGCTTCATCAGATCATGCCATACATATCTCAGCATGCGGGTTCACAACGAAGTACTCCTGAAGAAGCAACTACTTCTGCCCCG GCTGACCTCTCTAGTACCGGGAATTCACGCAGACCAAATGACACTGAACAAAATCCACCGAACTCGAAACGTCAGAAG ATGGAGTAA
- the LOC108475889 gene encoding ubiquitin-like domain-containing protein CIP73 isoform X1 gives MGSTSADKVPSDTEMEGSEATIEIKIKTLDSQTYTLRVDKQMPVPALKEQIASVTGVLSEQQRLICRGKVLKDDQLLSAYHVEDGHTLHLVVRQPVPPSSDGSPYHSANDPSSDTSRGHSNHAPSFVIETFNVPDQGDGVPPEISRQIVSAVLGSFGFANMASGNTGSDARDHGSQRQERTSGGSGMPDSSQAQTEQASMTSQSDRAHSAFGLPAAVSLGPMHPPVIPDSLATLSQYLSHIRNEFDALGRVGGNDSQTTPMSRTGSRDSNSASNSGTGREGLPTPASLAEVLLSTRQMLIEQAGESVQQLARQLEDQVNVTDPSARLIAQTNALRTGALLHNLGSLLLELGRTTMTLRLGQTPSEAVVNAGPAVFISPSGPNPLMVQALPFQPGPSFGAIPVGTVQPGSGLVNGLGTGFVPRRIDIQIRRGSSMTTPNTREEHPPSQSGQSNQSVGSHSENRSSQTTSRVSDTPSFAGESGVRVVPIRTMVAAVPAPLGRLPSESSGNSVGVYYPLLGRLQNIAPGHVSGERGPQASGEHPSSGAQPEQVRIPESAVQHQSSEESARDVSAVWKFPCELTKKVKSQKGKNDNGKGKVKCTRRLTFQELTIKLLPAAGSLPNANSRQQERPNTRSVNISILAAGRTQNNQDSERQSPSNVLQFLRSIFPGGEIQVEEASSQGTARDSVRGQAEASNDAPAAETSITNQGVFLSNLLHQIMPYISQHAGSQRSTPEEATTSAPADLSSTGNSRRPNDTEQNPPNSKRQKME, from the exons ATGGGAAGCACCAGTGCCGATAAAGTTCCCAGTGATACAGAAATGGAAGGTTCTGAGGCcacaatagaaataaaaataaaaacattggACTCTCAGACTTATACTTTGAGAGTGGATAAACAG ATGCCAGTTCCTGCACTAAAAGAACAAATTGCTTCTGTAACTGGTGTGTTGTCAGAGCAACAACGGCTAATCTGTCGTGGAAAAGTTCTAAAAGATGATCAGCTCCTTTCCGCATACC ATGTCGAGGATGGCCACACCTTGCACCTGGTGGTCAGGCAGCCAGTTCCACCATCATCTGATGGCTCACCATATCATTCAG CAAATGATCCCTCATCAGATACAAGTCGTGGTCATAGTAATCATGCCCCAAGTTTTGTAATAGAGACTTTTAATGTGCCTGATCAAGGGGATGGGGTTCCTCCTGAAATCAGTCGG CAGATTGTTTCTGCTGTTCTTGGCTCTTTTGGATTCGCAAATATGGCAAGTGGAAATACTGGGAGTGATGCCAGG GATCATGGTTCACAAAGACAGGAAAGAACGTCTGGTGGTAGTGGCATGCCAGATTCATCGCAGGCTCAAACTGAGCAAGCCAGCATGACAAGTCAATCAGATAGAGCCCATAGTGCTTTTGGACTTCCAGCGGCGGTTTCCTTGGGGCCTATGCACCCTCCT GTAATTCCTGATTCTTTGGCTACATTGTCCCAATATCTTAGTCATATACGGAACGAATTTGATGCCCTTG GTAGAGTTGGCGGAAATGATTCTCAGACAACTCCCATGAGTAGGACTGGATCTAGAGATTCTAATTCTGCGTCAAATTCAGGAACTGGACGTGAAGGTCTTCCTACACCTGCATCTTTGGCGGAAGTGTTACTCTCTACCAGGCAAATGCTCATTGAACAAGCTGGAGAAAGTGTACAA CAACTTGCAAGGCAACTGGAGGATCAAGTAAATGTGACTGACCCCTCAGCACGGCTGATTGCACAGACCAATGCATTGAGAACCGGAGCTTTACTGCACAACCTAGGCTCACTTTTACTTGAGCTTGGTCGTACAACCATGACACTACGCTTAGGTCAAACACCA TCTGAAGCTGTTGTTAATGCTGGCCCTGCAGTTTTCATATCCCCTTCTGGTCCAAACCCTCTCATGGTTCAG GCTCTTCCTTTTCAACCGGGACCTAGCTTTGGTGCCATCCCTGTGGGAACTGTCCAGCCTGGATCTGGTTTGGTTAATGGACTTGGGACAGGGTTTGTTCCTAGGCGTATTGACATACAAATACGAAGAG GTTCATCAATGACAACTCCGAATACTCGAGAGGAACATCCCCCAAGCCAATCAGGTCAAAGCAACCAATCAGTGGGTTCTCACAGTGAGAATCGTAGCAGTCAAACAACTTCAAGGGTCTCAGATACGCCATCTTTTGCTGGAGAATCAGGAGTGCGGGTGGTTCCTATTAGGACCATGGTTGCTGCTGTACCTGCTCCATTGGGTCGCCTACCTTCAGAGTCTTCTGGTAATTCTGTGGGAGTATACTACCCATTGCTTGGAAGATTACAGAACATAGCTCCTGGACACGTAAGTGGTGAACGGGGACCTCAAGCATCTGGTGAGCATCCATCTTCTGGTGCTCAACCTGAGCAGGTTCGTATTCCTGAATCTGCAGTGCAACATCAAAGTTCAGAAGAGTCTGCAAGAGATG TTTCTGCAGTTTGGAAATTTCCATGTGAATTGACCAAAAAAGTTAAAAGCCAAAAGGGGAAAAATGACAACGGAAAAGGAAAGGTGAAGTGTACCAGGAGGCTTACCTTTCAAGAATTGACCATCAAGCTGCTTCCTGCTGCAGGTTCATTACCGAATGCTAATTCAAGACAACAGGAGCGTCCTAATACACGCAGTGTCAATATCAGCATTCTAGCTGCTGGCAGAACTCAAAACAACCAAGACTCAGAGAGACAAAGTCCTAGTAATGTTCTTCAGTTTCTAAGGTCAATTTTCCCTGGTGGTGAAATTCAGGTAGAGGAAGCGAGTTCACAAGGAACAGCTAGAGATTCTGTCCGAGGGCAAGCAGAAGCATCCAATGATGCTCCAGCAGCTGAGACAAGTATTACTAATCAAGGGGTGTTTTTATCTAATTTGCTTCATCAGATCATGCCATACATATCTCAGCATGCGGGTTCACAACGAAGTACTCCTGAAGAAGCAACTACTTCTGCCCCG GCTGACCTCTCTAGTACCGGGAATTCACGCAGACCAAATGACACTGAACAAAATCCACCGAACTCGAAACGTCAGAAG ATGGAGTAA